Within the Microbacterium terricola genome, the region CTTCCTGGCCGCTCAGGGCTCGAAGGTGGGCAAGAGCCTGCTCGAGGAGGATCAGATCGACACGGTCAAGGGCTACCTCGCCCAGGCCGCAGAGCGGGGCGTCGAGTTCGTCCTGCCCGTCGACGCCGTGATGGCAGCATCCTTCTCCGCCGATGCGGCGCACGAGATCGCGGATGCAGACAAGCTCGAGGAGACCCCGTTCGGCGCCGAGGGCCTCGGCCTCGACATCGGGCCGGAGACCTCGACGCAGTTCGCCGACGCGATCCGCGACAGCAAGACGGTGTTCTGGAACGGCCCGATGGGCGTGTTCGAGATGGACGCGTTCGCCTCGGGCACCCAGGCGGTCGCGAAGGCGCTCACCGAGGTCGACGGCCTCAGCGTCGTCGGCGGCGGCGACTCCGCCGCGGCGGTACGCCAGCTCGGGTTCACCGACGACCAGTTCGGTCACATCTCGACGGGCGGAGGCGCCAGCCTCGAGTTCCTCGAGGGCAAGAAGCTACCAGGGCTGGAGGTCCTCGGATGGTCGTAGCGCGCACCCCGTTCATCGCAGGCAACTGGAAGATGAACCTCGACCACCTGCAGGCGGTCGCCTTCGTGCAGAAGCTGCACTGGTCGCTCAAGGACGCCAAGCACGAGGACGGGTCGGTCGAGGTCGGTATCTTCCCGCCGTTCACCGACCTGCGCACCGTGCAGACGCTGCTCGACGCCGACAAGATCCCGTTCGCCCTCGGCGCGCAGGACCTGTCGACGAAGGACTCCGGCGCCTACACGGGTGAGATCTCCGGCGCGTTCCTGGCGAAGCTCGACGCGAAGTACGTCATCATCGGCCACTCCGAGCGCCGCGAGTACCACGGCGAGACCGATGAGGTCATCGCGGCGAAGGTGCAGGCTGCGCTGAAGCACTCGCTCGTGCCGGTGATCTGCGTGGGCGAGACGCTCGAGCAGCGTGAGGAGTCCGGCCCGACCGCGGTCTCGGTCGCCCAGCTGCAGGTCGCCCTCGACGGTGTGCCCGCGGATGCGGACGTCGTCGTCGCCTACGAGCCGGTCTGGGCGATCGGCACCGGCCAGGTCGCTTCGCCGGAGCAGGCGCAGGAGGTCTGCGCCGCCCTGCGTGCCGTCATCGCCGAGAAGCTCGGGGAGGATGCTGCCGCCCGCACCCGTGTGCTGTACGGCGGGTCCGTGAAGGCCGCCAACATCGCCAGCTTCATGCGCGAGCCCGATGTCGACGGCGCGCTCGTCGGCGGTGCGAGCCTGGTCGTGGACGAGTTCGCCTCGATCATCCGCTACCAGAAGCACGTCGGCGTCTGACCCGCGGTCGACGCTTTATACTGAGAAGCCGTGCGCCCGCTGAGGCGCGGTGAAAGGCAAAGGTCTGTGCAGATCCTCGAGCTCATCCTGCAGGTGCTGCTGGGCATCACCAGTCTCCTGCTGACCCTCCTGATCCTCCTCCACAAGGGTCGTGGCGGCGGTCTGTCCGACATGTTCGGCGGCGGCATGACGTCCGCACTCGGCTCGTCCGGGCTGGCCGAGCGCAACCTCAACCGATTCACCGTGATCCTCGCGCTGGTGTGGTTCGTCTCGATCGTCGCGCTGGGTCTCATCACGAAGTTCCAGGGGATGGTCTGATGGCTACCGGAGGCAACGCGATCCGTGGCACCCGCGTCGGCGCGGGTCCGATGGGCGAGCAGGACCACGGCTTCCACGCGGAGCGCGTGGCGGTGTCGTACTGGGACGCCCTCGGCAACGAGACCGTCCGCTACTTCGCCGCGGGCATCCCCGACGAGGAGATCCCGGAGGTCATCGACTCGCCGCACTCGGGCCTTCCGGCCGGGCGCGACAAGGAGAACCCTCCGGCGCTCGCGAAGACCGAGCCCTACAAGACGCACCTCGCCTATGTGAAGGAGCGTCGCACCGAGGAAGAGGCGGAGACGCTCCTCGACGACGCGCTCCAGCAGCTGCGGGAGCGTCGCGGTCAGTAGTCCTGGTCGATGAGCTCGGCCGGCACCTGCTCGGCCGCGGCAGCATCGACGAAGAAGACCGTGCTGCGGGTGCCTTTGGCGCCCGCAGCAGGCACGGTCGGATAGGCGGCTCCGGCGAGGGCGAGGCCCAGCGCTGACGCCTTGTCGTGGCCGGACAGCACGAGCCACACCCGCTTCGACGAGTTGATCACCGGCCGGGTCAGGCTGACGCGCTCCGCCGGCGGCACGGGCGAATCACGCACCGCTA harbors:
- the tpiA gene encoding triose-phosphate isomerase, coding for MVVARTPFIAGNWKMNLDHLQAVAFVQKLHWSLKDAKHEDGSVEVGIFPPFTDLRTVQTLLDADKIPFALGAQDLSTKDSGAYTGEISGAFLAKLDAKYVIIGHSERREYHGETDEVIAAKVQAALKHSLVPVICVGETLEQREESGPTAVSVAQLQVALDGVPADADVVVAYEPVWAIGTGQVASPEQAQEVCAALRAVIAEKLGEDAAARTRVLYGGSVKAANIASFMREPDVDGALVGGASLVVDEFASIIRYQKHVGV
- the secG gene encoding preprotein translocase subunit SecG — its product is MQILELILQVLLGITSLLLTLLILLHKGRGGGLSDMFGGGMTSALGSSGLAERNLNRFTVILALVWFVSIVALGLITKFQGMV
- a CDS encoding RNA polymerase-binding protein RbpA, producing MATGGNAIRGTRVGAGPMGEQDHGFHAERVAVSYWDALGNETVRYFAAGIPDEEIPEVIDSPHSGLPAGRDKENPPALAKTEPYKTHLAYVKERRTEEEAETLLDDALQQLRERRGQ